GATGCCGTAGGCCGACCAGACGTACAGGCCATGGTGGCCCATGGCGAGGAAATCACTGAAGGAAGCGAAGCTCATCGCGCAGTCTCCCGGCCCAGGCTGTTCATCACCTCGTCCCTGACCCAACTGGCACGCGCCTCGCGCTTGAGCACCTCGAGGCGCATGCGCAGCAGCAGCACGGCGCCGAAGAAACAGTAGAAACCCAGCGCCGTAAGCAGCAGCGGCAGCCACATCTCCACCGGCATGGCGGGTTTTTCGGTGAGGGTGAACGTGGCGCCCTGGTGCAGGGTGTTCCACCACTCCACCGAGTACTTGATGATCGGGATGTTCACCACCCCGACGATGGCCAGCACCGCGCAGGCCTTGGCGGCGCTGTCACGGTTGCTGATGGCCTGGCCCAGGGCGATGATGCCGAAGTACAGGAACAGCAGGATGAGCATGGAGGTCAGGCGTGCATCCCAGACCCACCAGCTGCCCCAGGTGGGCTTGCCCCAGATCGCGCCGGTGACCAGCGCCACCGCGGTCATCCAGGCGCCTATCGGTGCCGCGCACTGCAAGGCGACGTCGGCCAGTTTCATCTTCCACACCAGGCCCACCACCCCGGCCACCGCCAGCAGGACGTAGCAGGACTGCGCCAGCATCGCCGCCGGCACGTGGATATAGATGATGCGGAAGCTGTCGCCCTGCTGGTAGTCCTGGGGGGCGAAGGCCAGGCCCCAGGTGATGCCGACCAGCAGCAACAGGATGGCGGCCACGGTCAGCCAGGGCAGCATGCGGCCGCTGATGGCATAGAACCATTTGGGGGAGCCCAGCTTGTGGAACCACGTCCAACTCATTTTCATCAGGGTACATCCAGGGTATTGGCCGGGCTGCGGTGCCCGGGACTCGTTATTCGCCGACGCTGATCTTCAGGCCGGCCGCGATCGCAAAGGGTGCCAATGTCACAGCCAAGGCAGTCAGGCTGGCGAGCCAGAGCAGATGACCGGTCGCCGGCATATTCTGCAACGCGGCCTGCAACGCACCACTGCCCAGGATCAATACAGGGATATACAACGGCAGAATCAGCAGCGCCAGCAACAAACCGCCGCGCTTGAGACCGACCGTCAGCGCGGCGCCCACCGCGCCCAGCAAGCTCAGCACCGGCGTGCCCAGCAGCAGCGAGGCCAGCAGTACCGGCAGGCAACTGGCCGGCAGGCCGAGCATCAGCGCCAGCAGTGGCGCCAACAATACCAGCGCCAGCCCGGAAAAGATCCAATGCGCCAGCACCTTGGCCAGTACCAGCAGGGCCAGTGGGTGGGGTGATAACACCCACTGCTCCAGCGAACCATCCTCGAAATCGCTGCGGAACAACCCGTCCAGTGACAGCAATACGGCCAGCAAGGCCGCGACCCAGACCAGCCCTGGAGACAAGGTTTGCAACAATTGTGTCTCGGGACCGACCGCCAGCGGGAACAGCGCAACGACGATAGCGAAGAACACCAGCGGGTTGGCCAGTTCCGCCGGACGACGGAACAGCAGGCGCGCCTCGCGGCGCAAGAGAAGAAGGGATACGCTCATGCCGCCCATTGCCCCAGGTTCAATTCACGGTAGCCGGACGGCTTGTGCTCAAGTGTATGGTGGGTGGTCAGCACCACGGTGCCGCCCTGCTCGCAATGCGCCGCCAGATGCGCCTCGAGTTGGGCCACGCCCTGTTTGTCGAGGGCGGTGAAAGGCTCGTCGAGAATCCACAGCGGAGGGCTGTCCAGGTGCAGGCGGGCCAGGGCGACACGGCGTTGCTGGCCGGCTGACAGCGTATGGCAGGGCACGTCCTCGAACCCGCGCAGGCCAACCGCTTCCAGGGCACGCCAGATGGCATCGGGGCTGGCTGGCTGGTGCAGGGCGCAGAGCCAGGCGAGATTTTCCTCGGCGGTGAGCAGGTCCTTGATGCCTGCGGCATGCCCGATCCATAACAGAATGCTGGCCAACGCGTGACGCTGTTCGTTCAAAGGCGCGCCGTTGAACAGGATACGCCCGGCGGTCGGCTGCATCAGCCCGGCCAGCAAGCGCAGCAGGCTGGTCTTGCCGCTGCCGTTGGGGCCGGCAATCTGCAGCATGTCGCCAGGGCGCAGTTCGAAATCCAGGTGCTCGAACAGCAGTCGCCAGTCGCGCTCGCAGGCCAGGCCCACGGCTTGGAGGTGAAGGGTCACGGTTTCGCCTTTTCAATGCTCGGCTCATGACCGGGTCGCCTGCTTCGCGGGTAAACCCGCGCCTACCGGTTCGACGTAATCCCTGTAGGAGCGGGTTTACCCGCGAAGCAGGCGACACCGATCATGAACCTTGTGTCTCAAGTGCCCCTGCTCGCTGCCGTTATACTGGCAGTGGCAGGCGGCGGGCATTATTACACGCGCCACCACGCTGCCAAGAGGGCTGGACCGACAGGTTGTATACAATCATGACTGAAATCAATAGTCTCGGCGCACAAACTGCGCTAGCCCCCCAGGCGACCAAGGCCGCCATGACCGGCGAGCTGTTGCGCCTGCTGCAACCGCAGCCTGGGCTGCTGGCGCCAGGCGAGACGGCGCGCGCCGAAGTCATGTCGATGCGCCAGGTCGGCCCGGACTTCCAGATGCTGCTGCGCCTGACCCAGGCCAACGGCAACCAGACCCAGCTACAGGCCAGCGCCAATCAACCCCTGCCCCAGGGCAGCCAGATCACGGTCAGCCAGACCGAGAGCAACCGCCTGGCGGTCATGGTGCAACAGGTCAACGCAGGCAACATTGCCTCCCTCACCCGCCTGGACACCAGCCAGGTGCCGGTCGGCACGCTGCTGCAAGGCAAAGTACTGACCAGCCAGGCGCTGCCACAGAGCGCAGGCGAGATCGCCAGCTTCCGTTCGCTGGTGAGCCTGCTCAACAGTCGCCAGGCCGGCGCCACCTTGACCATCGACAGCCCACGTCCACTGCCTGTCGGCAGCCTGCTGAGCGCGTTGGTGCAAGGCGACCAGTCGTTGCGCTTCGTCCCCCTCAGCGGCCGCCAGGACCAATTGGCCATCGCCCAGCAACTGTTGACCCAGCAAGGCCAGCAAGCCTCGCTGCCCAGCCTGCTCAACGCCCTGCAGCAGATCACCACCTCAAGCGATGCCGGAACGCAACTGCGCGCCAGCGCCGAGCGCCTGCTGGCCAGCTTGCCCGATGCGCGCCAACTGGGGGACGCGAAGAACCTCGCCCAGGCCCTGAGCAACAGCGGCGCCTTTCTCGAGGCCAAGCTGCTTGGCGGCCTGGCAAGCGGTGTCGCACCGGACCTGAAGGCACAACTGGTCAGGCTGGTCGCGCAACTGCCCAACCCACCCACGGGCCAGCCACTGAGCCCAGCACTGGCCAGCACCCTGGCCCAGGCCCTGCCCGGCTTCGCCCGTAGCGCCCTGGGCATGCTCGGCCAGGTCAGCCCACGGCCACAGCCAGGCGCTTTCCCCCTGCCCTCGCGCCTGCTGCAGAGCCTGGAAAACGAAGGCGACCTGCAACAGTTGCTGCGCCTGGCCGCCGCCGCCGTTTCGCGCCTGCAAAGCCACGCGCTGTCCAGCCTGCAGCAGTCCGGCCCCCTGGAAAACGGTAACCAGCAGACCACCTGGCAAACCGAGATCCCCATCCGCCATGGCCAGGAGTTCATCCCACTGCAAGTCAAGCTGCAGCGTGAGGAAACGCCGGAACAGCACGCTGATCGGGAACGCGAGAACCGTGACCCGCTGGAGGCCATGTGGCGCATCGAACTGGCCTTCGACCTTGCACCGCTTGGCCCGCTGCAGGTCCAGGCGCAACTGCTGCAGGGGCGGCTGTCGGGACAACTGTGGGCTGAACACGCGCAGACCGCGCGCCTGATCGACAGCCAGCTTGGCGCACTACGCGAACGCTTGCTGGCGCGCGGCCTGGATGTCGGCGACCTGGAGTGCCACCCCGGCACACCGCCGCAAGGGCCACGCACACGCCTGGAACAACGCTGGGTGGACGAAACCGCATGACCTACAAGCAACCCCGCCAGGCCATCGCCCTGAGCTACGACGGCCAGCAGGCCCCGACACTAAGCGCCAAGGGTGACGACGAGCTGGCCGAGGCCATCCTCGCCATCGCCCGTGAACATGAAGTGCCGATCTACGAGAACGCCGAACTGGTGCGCCTGCTGGCGCGGCTGGAACTGGGCGAGCAGATTCCCGAGGCGCTGTACCTGACCATTGCCGAGATCATCGCCTTTGCCTGGCAGCTGCGGGGCAAGGTGCCCGTTGGCTTCGACGACCAACCCACGCCGCCGCGGGATATCACACCCGAGCAGGTCTTCCTGCCAGCGGGTTCGCAGACGCCTTGAACCTCGCTACGGGCACGTTCTGTCTGTAGGAGCGGCTTCAGCCGCGATGCAAACAAAGCGGTAGCTGGCACCTGCTTCGCGGGTGATCGCGGCTAAAGCCGCTCCTGCGGGCTTGCTGCTGGGCTCCAGCTCGGCGCGTTACCTGTGATCCACTGACATCCTCGCGTGGTAACCCGCTACCGCAAACATCCGTACGGGTTGAGTCAACGTTGTGCCTGATTCCTCACACACAGGCCGACTCAACAATGTCTCAAACCTTCATCAACAACTTCGGTGCCGAGCTTGTCCGCACTCACCTGCAGGACATTCCCCGCCCCGACAGACACGCCGCCCAAGCCATCCGCGGCTGGGCCAAAAGCCAGGGCTCAGACCTGGACCCGGAGCAGACCGACGTCGTCACCCTGCACTACCGAGGTAACCAGGCCATCGTCGTCCAGCGCCAGTCGCTGACCGAGGCGGTGCTCTCGAACTGGCAGGGCGAGACTGACAAGAACCTTGTCGGCCAACTGTTCCCGGGACATTGGTCCGGGACACTGCCACCCGGCCCAATACAGATCGTCGATCGACTGCCCACCCGTGGCCCTCTGGAGAACGGTGCCGATTACTCGGTATTCAATGGCCTGTTCCGTCGCACCGATAACGGCCAATACGACAGCACCACGCACCTGTCCGTGGATGTCGAAGCCATGCAACGTTTCATCTGGGACCTGGACTTCCATACCCGCTTCACAGCCATGCTGGACAATTACTGGCAGCGTGCCCTGCACGGCCACCAGTTGTCGATGCGCATCAGTTTCGTCGCGGCCTGCAACAGGCAGGTGAGCGAAGGCTCACTGAGCGATAGTGCACGCCAGCTGGCCTGGCAGGCCGCCGGCCTGATGCCCCGTGCGAAGGGCCTGCGGATCAGCCCGCTGAACATCTACGGCTACGCCGCTACCGATCTGCTGTGCATCACCGATAACGCCCGACCGCAAGTGCTGCTCTACCTGCCCGGCAACGCCTCGCCGCTGCACGAGTTCACCGACATGGCAGCACTTCAGGATTGGTTGGCCGAACAATGCCAGGCCCCCGAAAAGCGCCAGCAACTACGCCAACACTTCAACTTGGCCGACACCCCGGACGGGCTGGACTTCAGCGGGCTGGACACTGCCCTCGAGGGCCTGGGTGCCTACCCTGGCATCCACCACCGGTCGCCAAATCGGCCGGGCTTCACCACCGACGGCCGTTGGTCGCCCAGGGACTACGTCAACTACCGCCCAAACAAATACAGCCCAGTACTCGAAGGCGACCTGTTTGCGGCCCTGAGCCTGCGCCAACGCAAACGCAGCTATGCCGACGCCGACTTCATCATCACCAGCGACCACGAGGTGACCAAGGCGCGCTGGCGCGGCTATCTGGTCAGCACGATCAACCTGCTGGCGCCCTTGGCCGTAGTGCTGCCAGAGCTGGCACCCCTGCTTGCCATGGGCGGCGTCGCCCAGTTCGCGGCAGGGATCGATCAGGCAATAAACGGCAAGACGCTCGACGACAAGGCCGAGGGCGTGACGAACATCGAGTTCGGCCTGATGAACGCAGCGCCGCTCGTCCTGCGGCCCTTGGCGGAGCCTCGCGTGCGATTCCCCGTCAAAAGCAGGCGCTTTGTCTTTCCCAGGCGGGTAAATGACCAACTGGGCTATCCGCTGAGCCCGATCACGCCTTCCGCAGTGCCCGAACACCAGCTGGTCGGCCTGTTCGGCTCGACGGTGCCACCCCTGCCCGGCGGCGATACCGACATCGCGCAGTGGCTGGTGCGCGTACCAGCCTCCGAGGACTCGGAAGGACAACTTCAGTCCGTGTTGAGCGGCTACAACACGCTGGTCCTCTACGACAGCGAACACGATGCCTTCATCCTCGAGTCTGAGGCCAACGAAGTGAGTCCAGCCTACTATCAGGTATCGGCCGAAAGCCGCGGGCTGGTCGGGGTGGAGCCGAGCACCCGCGCAGTCACCGACTCAATACGCACAAGCAGCCTGCGGGCCATGGGCGTGGAAGTGCAGTTGCCCCTGGAGATTCCGCCCTTCGAGGCGCAGCTGCGCGCGCCAATTGCCCGAAAGATCTCGAGCATCTGGATTGGCGACAAAGTGATCGCCCCAAAGCTGTTGACCATAATCGCGCGCAACAGCCAGCGCGTCACAACCAGCCAGTATGCCTACCGGCTGTTCCTGTCCAACGCGAACGCCCAGGCCTTTAGCGAAAACCTGCGGTTACTGGCCGCGCAGGCACCGAATCTCGACGTCCTGCCCCTGGAAGAGCAGCCGTTCTTCGCGAGGTTCCGCGACAGCAAGTACTTCGAGCAGTACCGCGATGCCGTTGGTGGCGCTGGCGCGAACTTCTCCTCGGCATCCGACATCCTGCGCTATCCCCTGCTCGCCGAGGAGGGCGGGTTGTACCTGGACGTCGACGATGCCTTGGTCGCCGACCCCGCCCACCCGGAAAACCCGAGTCGCGCCGCAATCGACTCGGTCACCCTGGCCACCACGCCGGATGGCCTGGTACTGGGTGCGCCGATGAACAACGACTCCCTGGGGATGTACTGCCAGTACAACACCAACATGATCGGCAGCCATGCCGGCAACCCGACACTGCAGGCGATTTCGGACGCCATGCATGAGCGCTACCTGGCCAACCGTGATTTCTACGACCACAGGCCGGTGGTGGACAGCCCCGAGTTCGATGCCTACGCCCTGCGCCTGAGCCACATGACCGGGCCAGCCCTGCTGAACGATGTGATCGACCAGCGCTTGCCACGGCTACGGGCACTGCGCCAGATCATCAACCTGCATGCCTTGCCGCAACATAACGCCATGTACCTGGTAAGCCCTGTGGAGCCTGCCTTGCGCGAGGCAGCGACAGGTGACATACCGCTCAACCAGGTGGCCGAAGTCGGCAACTTCCACTCTTGGGCCAGGCCCTGATGCAACAAGGGCGACCTGATGGTCGCCCTTGTCTCACTCGCCGCGATGCAGCTTGCTCATCAGCTGCGCTTCAGCCTGGGTCAACCCGCAGGTCTGGGTCAACTCCTCGACACTTGCCCCCATCCCCACCAGCTTGGCCGCCTGGGTGAAGGTGACGCTGTTGGGGTCGCGCTGCTCCAGTTGCTGGAGCTTCTCGGGCAGCGGCGCCACCACCGCGCGCAGCTCATGGATGGCCTCCCCCATGCGCACGGTGCCGTTCTGGTAGTCGTCCAGGCGCTTGCCCAGGTCCTTGATGCGCTGGTCGCGCAGGGCATCGCCCTGGGCCTGCTGGGCCGCCAGCTCACGCTGGCGCTTGCTGTAGTTGAGGAAGAACCACAGGCTCAGCGCCCAGAGCAGCGCCAGGAAGATGACAGCAACCTCGAAAATCAACTCAGATGCTCTCCAGCTCGGACCACTCTTCCTCGGTCATCATCTTGTCCAGTTCGACCAGGATCAGCAGTTCGCCGTTCTTGTTGCACACGCCCTGGATGAACTTGGCCGACTCTTCGTTACCGACGTTCGGCGCGGTCTCGATCTCCGACTGACGCAGGTAGACCACTTCGGCGACGCTGTCGACCAGGATGCCGACCACCTGCTTGTCCGCCTCGATGATGACGATTCGGGTGTTGTCGGTGACTTCGGTGGGCATCAGGCCGAAACGCTGGCGGGTGTCGATCACCGTCACCACGTTGCCGCGCAGGTTGATGATGCCCAGCACGTAGCTGGGGGCGCCCGGAACCGGGGCGATCTCGGTGTAGCGCAGGACTTCCTGCACCTGCATGACATTGATGCCGTAGGACTCATTGTCCAGACGGAAGGTTACCCACTGCAGGATCGGATCTTCGGAACCTTGTGCAGACGACTTTTTCATTCCCCTAGCCCTCTAAACCCGCCTATGGCGGTGTGCTCTGTATTGCCGCGGCAGTAGCGGCGTTGATTCAGTTGTGTTTGGTGTTCATCTGCTTGACCGCGCCGCTGGCGATCAGCTCGGCCAGCGCGGCGACATCCAGCAGCGCGCACATGTGCTCGATCACCGTGCCGGCCAGCCAAGGGCGCTGGCCACGCTGGCTGCGCCACTTGATCTCGTTCGGGTCCAGGCGCAGGGAGCGGCTGACCTGGTGCACGGCCAGCCCCCATTCATAGCCCTGGACGGAAATGACGTATTGCAGCCCCTGGCGAAAATCATCGCGATAGCGGTCGGGCATGACCCAACGCGCGGTGT
This genomic stretch from Pseudomonas entomophila L48 harbors:
- a CDS encoding heme ABC transporter permease; translation: MKMSWTWFHKLGSPKWFYAISGRMLPWLTVAAILLLLVGITWGLAFAPQDYQQGDSFRIIYIHVPAAMLAQSCYVLLAVAGVVGLVWKMKLADVALQCAAPIGAWMTAVALVTGAIWGKPTWGSWWVWDARLTSMLILLFLYFGIIALGQAISNRDSAAKACAVLAIVGVVNIPIIKYSVEWWNTLHQGATFTLTEKPAMPVEMWLPLLLTALGFYCFFGAVLLLRMRLEVLKREARASWVRDEVMNSLGRETAR
- the ccmB gene encoding heme exporter protein CcmB: MGGMSVSLLLLRREARLLFRRPAELANPLVFFAIVVALFPLAVGPETQLLQTLSPGLVWVAALLAVLLSLDGLFRSDFEDGSLEQWVLSPHPLALLVLAKVLAHWIFSGLALVLLAPLLALMLGLPASCLPVLLASLLLGTPVLSLLGAVGAALTVGLKRGGLLLALLILPLYIPVLILGSGALQAALQNMPATGHLLWLASLTALAVTLAPFAIAAGLKISVGE
- the ccmA gene encoding cytochrome c biogenesis heme-transporting ATPase CcmA yields the protein MTLHLQAVGLACERDWRLLFEHLDFELRPGDMLQIAGPNGSGKTSLLRLLAGLMQPTAGRILFNGAPLNEQRHALASILLWIGHAAGIKDLLTAEENLAWLCALHQPASPDAIWRALEAVGLRGFEDVPCHTLSAGQQRRVALARLHLDSPPLWILDEPFTALDKQGVAQLEAHLAAHCEQGGTVVLTTHHTLEHKPSGYRELNLGQWAA
- a CDS encoding flagellar hook-length control protein FliK, which translates into the protein MTEINSLGAQTALAPQATKAAMTGELLRLLQPQPGLLAPGETARAEVMSMRQVGPDFQMLLRLTQANGNQTQLQASANQPLPQGSQITVSQTESNRLAVMVQQVNAGNIASLTRLDTSQVPVGTLLQGKVLTSQALPQSAGEIASFRSLVSLLNSRQAGATLTIDSPRPLPVGSLLSALVQGDQSLRFVPLSGRQDQLAIAQQLLTQQGQQASLPSLLNALQQITTSSDAGTQLRASAERLLASLPDARQLGDAKNLAQALSNSGAFLEAKLLGGLASGVAPDLKAQLVRLVAQLPNPPTGQPLSPALASTLAQALPGFARSALGMLGQVSPRPQPGAFPLPSRLLQSLENEGDLQQLLRLAAAAVSRLQSHALSSLQQSGPLENGNQQTTWQTEIPIRHGQEFIPLQVKLQREETPEQHADRERENRDPLEAMWRIELAFDLAPLGPLQVQAQLLQGRLSGQLWAEHAQTARLIDSQLGALRERLLARGLDVGDLECHPGTPPQGPRTRLEQRWVDETA
- a CDS encoding EscU/YscU/HrcU family type III secretion system export apparatus switch protein; amino-acid sequence: MTYKQPRQAIALSYDGQQAPTLSAKGDDELAEAILAIAREHEVPIYENAELVRLLARLELGEQIPEALYLTIAEIIAFAWQLRGKVPVGFDDQPTPPRDITPEQVFLPAGSQTP
- a CDS encoding dermonecrotic toxin domain-containing protein is translated as MSQTFINNFGAELVRTHLQDIPRPDRHAAQAIRGWAKSQGSDLDPEQTDVVTLHYRGNQAIVVQRQSLTEAVLSNWQGETDKNLVGQLFPGHWSGTLPPGPIQIVDRLPTRGPLENGADYSVFNGLFRRTDNGQYDSTTHLSVDVEAMQRFIWDLDFHTRFTAMLDNYWQRALHGHQLSMRISFVAACNRQVSEGSLSDSARQLAWQAAGLMPRAKGLRISPLNIYGYAATDLLCITDNARPQVLLYLPGNASPLHEFTDMAALQDWLAEQCQAPEKRQQLRQHFNLADTPDGLDFSGLDTALEGLGAYPGIHHRSPNRPGFTTDGRWSPRDYVNYRPNKYSPVLEGDLFAALSLRQRKRSYADADFIITSDHEVTKARWRGYLVSTINLLAPLAVVLPELAPLLAMGGVAQFAAGIDQAINGKTLDDKAEGVTNIEFGLMNAAPLVLRPLAEPRVRFPVKSRRFVFPRRVNDQLGYPLSPITPSAVPEHQLVGLFGSTVPPLPGGDTDIAQWLVRVPASEDSEGQLQSVLSGYNTLVLYDSEHDAFILESEANEVSPAYYQVSAESRGLVGVEPSTRAVTDSIRTSSLRAMGVEVQLPLEIPPFEAQLRAPIARKISSIWIGDKVIAPKLLTIIARNSQRVTTSQYAYRLFLSNANAQAFSENLRLLAAQAPNLDVLPLEEQPFFARFRDSKYFEQYRDAVGGAGANFSSASDILRYPLLAEEGGLYLDVDDALVADPAHPENPSRAAIDSVTLATTPDGLVLGAPMNNDSLGMYCQYNTNMIGSHAGNPTLQAISDAMHERYLANRDFYDHRPVVDSPEFDAYALRLSHMTGPALLNDVIDQRLPRLRALRQIINLHALPQHNAMYLVSPVEPALREAATGDIPLNQVAEVGNFHSWARP
- a CDS encoding DUF2802 domain-containing protein; the protein is MIFEVAVIFLALLWALSLWFFLNYSKRQRELAAQQAQGDALRDQRIKDLGKRLDDYQNGTVRMGEAIHELRAVVAPLPEKLQQLEQRDPNSVTFTQAAKLVGMGASVEELTQTCGLTQAEAQLMSKLHRGE
- a CDS encoding chemotaxis protein CheW is translated as MKKSSAQGSEDPILQWVTFRLDNESYGINVMQVQEVLRYTEIAPVPGAPSYVLGIINLRGNVVTVIDTRQRFGLMPTEVTDNTRIVIIEADKQVVGILVDSVAEVVYLRQSEIETAPNVGNEESAKFIQGVCNKNGELLILVELDKMMTEEEWSELESI